From a region of the Odocoileus virginianus isolate 20LAN1187 ecotype Illinois chromosome 1, Ovbor_1.2, whole genome shotgun sequence genome:
- the LOC110136678 gene encoding LOW QUALITY PROTEIN: lysosomal dipeptide transporter MFSD1-like (The sequence of the model RefSeq protein was modified relative to this genomic sequence to represent the inferred CDS: inserted 2 bases in 1 codon; deleted 1 base in 1 codon), whose product MHVLLMEKTANYAERLLLTTSPRELGELLRVTPRNKLWCASRNRCSPAKPIAAARLPWRLRFPGAAAIVARSSKCGWIRLEGPAHRPGGSENGTSTAHYDALNLPTASVQRGRRHLPTCWLFAKDEIGPGRIRGASLRMPDWRKAVCAAPEPDSWKEKRRPGDQGCSSARMQTLESPGGLVEHIVRRPRMSPHRIVVLWPHHPLPAGVLPALGAPSGPAHWLSVLFLMYVLGFGAFLAVIILVPFRLRLNGMCGRGVIIFSCFICIGQVIFALGGLFNAFWLMEFGKFAFGTGEESLAVSQNTYAVNRFKGRELNSVFGLQLSMARNGSSVTISLLGWLYSKVEALLGSVGHTTLEVTLTTGGITXIFSLVCALDFAYLYQRAERILHEEQGKTGEAVKLPDFSSPLWWCMFIDCVCYCVAVFPFIGLEKVFFQRNLDFPPQVVSAINNTVYVLIISAPMSPVFKLLVGKE is encoded by the exons ATGCACGTATTGCTCATGGAAAAGACTGCAAATTACGCAGAACGCCTGCTTCTAACAACTTCTCCTCGGGAGCTGGGGGAGCTCCTCAGGGTGACACCCCGGAATAAACTCTG GTGTGCCAGCCGAAATCGCTGCAGTCCAGCTAAGCCGATTGCTGCGGCTCGTCTCCCCTGGCGCCTCCGATTTCCTGGCGCAGCGGCGATAGTAGCCCGGAGCTCCAAGTGTGGTTGGATCCGGCTGGAGGGCCCGGCG CACCGCCCGGGAGGATCGGAAAATGGAACCTCAACTGCTCACTACGATGCATTGAACCTCCCTACCGCGTCGGTCCAGCGCGGGAGAAGACATCTGCCCACCTGCTGGTTATTCGCCAA GGACGAGATTGGACCAGGTCGCATACGTGGCGCCAGCCTTAGGATGCCTGATTGGAGAAAGGCTGTGTGCGCCGCTCCGGAGCCGGACTCCTGGAAGGAGAAACGGAGGCCGGGAGATCAAGGCTGCAG TTCTGCTCGAATGCAGACActggaatcacctggagggcttgttgaACACATAGTGAGGCGTCCTCGCATGAGTCCTCACAGGATCGTGGTCCT GTGGCCCCACCACCCGCTACCCGCCGGGGTGCTGCCGGCCCTGGGCGCCCCCAGTGGCCCGGCGCACTGGCTGTCGGTGCTGTTTCTGATGTACGTCCTTGGCTTCGGC GCATTTTTGGCTGTGATAATCCTGGTGCCCTTCAGACTCAGGTTAAACGGAATGTGCGGGCGA GGAGTCATTATTTTTAGTTGCTTTATTTGCATTGGGCAGGTTATTTTTGCTCTGGGTGGACTATTTAATGCTTTTTGGCTGATGGAGTTTGGAAAGTTTGCGTTTGGGACTGGTGAGGAGTCCTTAGCAGTTTCTCAGAATACATATGCTGTGAATCGGTTTAAAGGCAGAGAATTAAACTCGGTGTTTGGGCTCCAACTTAGCATGGCTAGAAATGGAAGTTCAGTAACCATAAGCCTCTTGGGATGGCTATATTCTAAGGTTGAAGCTTTGTTGGGTTCTGTTGGTCACACAACACTTGAGGTCACACTTACGACTGGGGGTATAAC TATTTTTTCATTAGTTTGTGCCTTGGACTTTGCTTACCTGTATCAGAGAGCAGAAAGAATCCTTCATGAAGAACAAGGGAAAACAGGTGAGGCTGTTAAGTTGCCTGATTTTTCCTCACCTCTGTGGTGGTGCATGTTTATCGACTGTGTTTGCTACTGTGTTGCCGTGTTCCCTTTCATTGGACTTGAGAAagttttttttcagagaaatttgGATTTTCCTCCCCAAGTAGTGAGTGCTATTAATAATActgtatatgtattaataatatcAGCTCCCATGTCACCAGTATTTAAGCTCCTGGTGggtaaagaatga
- the PRR15 gene encoding proline-rich protein 15: protein MADGGGTSSSGSWWNSLTNSRKKNKEAAVGAQPPAQPAPGEPAPPVQDWTSSSRENQHPSLLGGAGEPHKLDKLGGEKSGNSRRNLKISRSGRFKEKRKVRATLLPEGVRSSEEASFPGDPHDDKQ from the coding sequence ATGGCCGACGGCGGCGGCACCAGCAGCTCGGGCTCCTGGTGGAATTCGCTAACGAACAGcaggaagaaaaacaaggagGCCGCCGTGGGTGCGCAGCCGCCAGCCCAGCCTGCCCCCGGGGAACCCGCGCCGCCCGTCCAGGACTGGACGAGCAGTTCCCGGGAGAATCAGCACCCCAGTCTCCTCGGGGGCGCCGGCGAGCCCCACAAGCTAGACAAGTTGGGCGGGGAGAAATCGGGCAACAGCCGCCGAAATTTGAAGATCTCGCGCTCAGGCCGCTttaaggagaagagaaaagtgCGCGCCACTCTACTCCCGGAGGGAGTCAGGTCCTCGGAGGaagccagcttccctggtgacccccACGACGACAAGCAATAG